From the genome of Gemmatimonas phototrophica, one region includes:
- a CDS encoding DUF4159 domain-containing protein → MPLPQRLLRPVLLAACLAVPAGLVAARPFAAPVTAATAGPGRLAVARLQYEGGGDWYANPSSLPNLIRAIAERTSLPIERAEAKVTLTDSALFDFPFLHATGHGEMKFSEVEARRLREYLTRGGFLHVDDNYGLDESFRREIVKVFPDRPLVEVPTSHPIYHLVYEFPNGLPKVHEHDGKPAKGYGIFIGNRLALYYTYSADLGNGWEDVGTYPDPPAIHEQALRLGVNLFTYAATSRVQP, encoded by the coding sequence ATGCCACTCCCGCAGCGCCTGCTCCGTCCCGTCCTGCTCGCTGCGTGTCTCGCCGTTCCGGCCGGACTGGTGGCGGCGCGGCCGTTTGCAGCGCCCGTGACCGCAGCGACTGCTGGCCCCGGCCGGCTGGCCGTGGCGCGCCTGCAGTACGAAGGGGGCGGTGACTGGTACGCCAATCCGTCCAGCTTGCCCAACCTCATTCGCGCCATCGCGGAGCGTACCTCGCTTCCTATTGAGCGCGCCGAGGCCAAGGTCACGCTCACCGATTCGGCGCTCTTTGATTTTCCGTTTCTCCATGCCACCGGGCACGGGGAAATGAAGTTCAGTGAAGTCGAAGCACGCCGGTTGCGCGAGTACCTCACGCGCGGCGGCTTCCTGCATGTGGATGACAACTACGGGCTCGACGAAAGCTTTCGCCGCGAGATCGTGAAGGTGTTTCCCGATCGCCCGCTGGTGGAAGTGCCCACGTCGCACCCCATTTACCATCTCGTGTATGAGTTCCCCAACGGCCTGCCCAAAGTGCATGAGCACGACGGCAAGCCGGCCAAGGGGTACGGCATTTTCATTGGGAACCGGCTCGCGCTGTACTACACCTATTCCGCCGATCTCGGAAACGGCTGGGAAGACGTGGGCACGTATCCGGACCCACCAGCTATCCACGAGCAGGCGCTACGGCTTGGCGTGAATCTCTTTACTTACGCGGCCACCAGCCGCGTGCAGCCGTGA